The proteins below come from a single Anguilla rostrata isolate EN2019 chromosome 3, ASM1855537v3, whole genome shotgun sequence genomic window:
- the LOC135251126 gene encoding olfactory receptor 4C11-like isoform X2: protein MLLSGPLVLAITRPPSLLSKLRFLLLVHLLFCDNLQLLLKTTTAALFTSQSGMLVSQCLILIAATQACAMVEVLLSTALAVDRCVAIKWPLRYELLFSPRCKQALVVVAWGASLFLSAVALCMALTHVQVNADLPRCRPLVVGRCLSENLALRAFCISVSALVLPASYLTTFGCFLLLCRDLHGLPHSRRAVVTLALQAIQMLCYSVPVVLNSYLLPNTLQYDTLEIAVSNAYNLGISLVPLVYGYRSRELQKRLLQTLPRSDISPGQ, encoded by the coding sequence ATGCTCCTGAGTGGCCCCTTGGTGCTAGCCATCACCAGGCCACCTTCCCTGCTGAGCAAACTGCGCTTCCTGCTTCTAGTCCACCTGCTTTTCTGTGAcaacctgcagctgctcctcaaAACCACCACGGCGGCGCTGTTCACCTCCCAGTCGGGCATGCTGGTGTCGCAGTGCCTCATCCTCATAGCGGCCACCCAGGCCTGCGCCATGGTGGAGGTGCTCCTTAGCACCGCCCTGGCTGTGGATCGCTGCGTGGCCATCAAGTGGCCCCTGCGGTACGAGCTCCTCTTCAGCCCCCGCTGCAAACAGGCGCTGGTGGTGGTCGCGTGGGGAGCGTCTTTGTTCCTCTCTGCGGTGGCTCTGTGCATGGCGCTCACCCACGTACAGGTCAATGCTGACCTGCCGCGCTgccgccccctggtggtgggcCGCTGCCTTTCTGAAAACTTGGCCCTGCGGGCGTTCTGCATTTCGGTCAGTGCCCTGGTGCTGCCAGCCTCCTACCTGACCACGTTTGGCTGCTTTCTGCTGCTGTGCCGGGACCTCCACGGGCTCCCGCACTCCCGCCGAGCTGTGGTCACCCTGGCCCTACAGGCCATCCAGATGCTCTGCTACTCGGTGCCCGTGGTGCTGAACAGCTACCTGCTGCCCAACACCCTGCAGTACGACACCTTGGAAATAGCCGTCTCCAACGCCTACAACCTGGGCATTTCGCTGGTTCCGCTGGTGTACGGATACCGCTCCCGGGAGCTGCAGAAGAGACTGCTGCAGACCCTGCCGCGCAGTGACATCAGTCCTGGTCAATGA
- the LOC135251126 gene encoding olfactory receptor 4C11-like isoform X1 codes for MRTCNETGMWVLTQMDSHLYYEVLLCSSSLSYVVNMLLSGPLVLAITRPPSLLSKLRFLLLVHLLFCDNLQLLLKTTTAALFTSQSGMLVSQCLILIAATQACAMVEVLLSTALAVDRCVAIKWPLRYELLFSPRCKQALVVVAWGASLFLSAVALCMALTHVQVNADLPRCRPLVVGRCLSENLALRAFCISVSALVLPASYLTTFGCFLLLCRDLHGLPHSRRAVVTLALQAIQMLCYSVPVVLNSYLLPNTLQYDTLEIAVSNAYNLGISLVPLVYGYRSRELQKRLLQTLPRSDISPGQ; via the coding sequence ATGAGGACGTGCAATGAGACGGGGATGTGGGTGTTGACTCAGATGGACTCGCACCTTTACTATGAAGTCCTGCTGTGTTCCTCCAGCCTGAGCTATGTGGTCAACATGCTCCTGAGTGGCCCCTTGGTGCTAGCCATCACCAGGCCACCTTCCCTGCTGAGCAAACTGCGCTTCCTGCTTCTAGTCCACCTGCTTTTCTGTGAcaacctgcagctgctcctcaaAACCACCACGGCGGCGCTGTTCACCTCCCAGTCGGGCATGCTGGTGTCGCAGTGCCTCATCCTCATAGCGGCCACCCAGGCCTGCGCCATGGTGGAGGTGCTCCTTAGCACCGCCCTGGCTGTGGATCGCTGCGTGGCCATCAAGTGGCCCCTGCGGTACGAGCTCCTCTTCAGCCCCCGCTGCAAACAGGCGCTGGTGGTGGTCGCGTGGGGAGCGTCTTTGTTCCTCTCTGCGGTGGCTCTGTGCATGGCGCTCACCCACGTACAGGTCAATGCTGACCTGCCGCGCTgccgccccctggtggtgggcCGCTGCCTTTCTGAAAACTTGGCCCTGCGGGCGTTCTGCATTTCGGTCAGTGCCCTGGTGCTGCCAGCCTCCTACCTGACCACGTTTGGCTGCTTTCTGCTGCTGTGCCGGGACCTCCACGGGCTCCCGCACTCCCGCCGAGCTGTGGTCACCCTGGCCCTACAGGCCATCCAGATGCTCTGCTACTCGGTGCCCGTGGTGCTGAACAGCTACCTGCTGCCCAACACCCTGCAGTACGACACCTTGGAAATAGCCGTCTCCAACGCCTACAACCTGGGCATTTCGCTGGTTCCGCTGGTGTACGGATACCGCTCCCGGGAGCTGCAGAAGAGACTGCTGCAGACCCTGCCGCGCAGTGACATCAGTCCTGGTCAATGA